From the genome of Rathayibacter sp. VKM Ac-2804:
CCGTCGCGACCGGTCCTGGCGGACCGGCTGCTCACCCGCTCGCTGGTCACCGATCTGGTGCTCGTCCTCGCCGCCGCCGCGTTCACCGCGGCCATGGCGCAGCTGTACATCCCGATGTGGCCGGTCCCGATCACGGGTCAGACCTTCGCGGTCCTGCTCGTCGGCACCACGCTCGGCGCCCTCCGCGGCGCGCTCTCGATGGGCGTCTACGCCCTCGTCGGCGCCCTCGGCGCCCCGATCTTCACCGAGGGCTCGAGCGGCTGGGCCGTCCTGGCCGGTCCGACCGGCGGCTACATCGTCGGCTTCGTCCTCGCCTCGATCGTCACCGGCCGGCTCGCCCAGCGCGAGTGGGACCGCCGCGTCGTCGGCACGCTGGTGACCTTCCTCGCCGGCACCGCCACGATCTACCTCGTCGGACTCCCCTGGCTCGCCACCGCGCTCGGCTCGATGGGGTACCCGGCCGACCTCGGCTCGGTGCTCACCGCCGGTCTCGTGCCCTTCCTCGTCGGCGACACCCTGAAGATCGTGCTCGCCGCCGCGCTGCTGCCCACCACCTGGGCGCTGCTCGGCCGCCGCAAGGGCTGACCCGCCCCGCACGCACGACGAAGGGCCCGGAGGGTGATCCTCCGGGCCCTTCGCCGTTGCTGCTGCCGCTGATCGCGCGGCGAGGCTCTAGATCGAGAAGCCGAGCGCGCGCATCATGTCGCGGCCGTCCTCGGTGATCCGGTCCGGACCCCACGGCGGCATCCAGACCCAGTTGATCCGGAAGGCCTCCACGACGCCGTCCAGCGACTCCGCGGTCTGCTCCTCGAGCACGTCCGTCAGCGGGCAGCCCGCCGAGGTCAGCGTCATGTGGATGACCAGCGCGTCGTTCTCGTCGTCCCAGCCCAGGTCGTAGATCAGGCCGAGGTCGACGACGTTGACGCCGAGCTCGGGGTCCATGACGTCCTTGAGCGCCTCCTCGACCTGGTCGAAGAGCTTCGGGTCGAGCGTGGTGACCGCCATGATCAGACCGTCGCCGGGGCGAGGAAGCGGTCGTAGCCCTCGTCCTCGAGTCGGGTGGCGAGCTCCTTGCCGCCCTGCTCGGCGATGCGGCCGGCGACGAAGACGTGCACGAAGTCCGGCTGGATGTAGCGCAGGATCCGCGTGTAGTGCGTGATCAGCAGGACGCCGAGACCGGTCGAGGCGTGGGCGCGGTTGACGCCCTCCGACACGATCTTGAGAGCATCCACGTCGAGGCCGGAGTCGGTCTCGTCGAGGACGGCGAACTGCGGGGCGAGCAGCTCGAGCTGGAGGATCTCGTTCCGCTTCTTCTCGCCTCCGGAGAAGCCCTCGTTGACGTTGCGCGCCGCGAAGGACGGGTCCATGCGCAGGTCGGCCATCGCCTTCTTGACGTCCTTGGTCCACGTGCGGATCGCCGGAGCCTCGCCCGCGATCGCGGTCTTGGCCGTGCGGAGGAAGTTGGTGTTGGTGACACCGGGGATCTCGACCGGGTACTGCATGGCGAGGAAGAGACCGGCGCGGGCGCGCTCGTCGACCGTCATGTCGAGGACCTCGACGCCGTCGAGGGTGATCGAGCCGCCGTCGACGTGGTACTTCGGGTGCCCCGCGATCGTGTACGCGAGGGTGGACTTGCCGGAGCCGTTGGGGCCCATGACGGCGTGGATCTCACCCTGGTTGATGGTGAGGTCGACACCGCGGAGGATCTGCTTGGTCCCCTGCTCGGTCTCGACACTGACGTGGAGATCGCTGATCTGGAGAACGGACATTCAGACTTCCTTCGTGACGGTCGGGTCGATGTAGACGTCGCCGTCGATGACCTCGACGACGAAGACGGGAACCGGCTCGAAGGCCGGCAGGTTCAGGGGGGCGCCGGAGCGCAGCGAGAACGCCGAGCCGTGGGCCCAGCACTCGAGGGTGTCGTCCTCGACGAAGCCCTCGGCGAGGGAGACTTCGCCGTGGGTGCAGGTGTCGCCGATCGCGTGGATCTCGCCCGCGGTGTCCTGGACGATCGCGATGGCGATGCCGTCGACGACGTAGCGGACGGCCTGGTTGGGGATCAGCTCCGAGGCGGCGCAGATCTTCGCGGCGTCGCTCATGCGGACACCTCCGGCGAGTACGCGCCGGTCTGTCCGGCGCTGCCGGCAAGCTCGGCCTCGATCGCGAGCTGGAGGCGGTCCTCGAGCTCGGTCACGCCGATCTGCTGGACGATCTCGCTGAGGAAGCCGCGGACGACCAGCCGGCGCGCCTCGTCCTCGCGGATGCCGCGCGACTGCAGGTAGAAGAGCTGCTCGTCGTCGAAGCGGCCGGTCGCCGAGGCGTGGCCCGCTCCGGCGATGTCACCGGTCTCGATCTCGAGGTTCGGGATCGAGTCGGCGCGCGTGCCGTCCGAGAGGACCAGGTTGCGGTTCTGCTCGTAGCTGTCGGTGCCGTTCGCGCTCTGGCGGATCAGCACGTCGCCGATCCACACCGTCCGCGCGCCCTGGCCCTGCAGCGCGCCCTTGTAGGTGACGCGGCTGCGGGTGTCGGGGGCGTCGTGGTCGACGTAGACCTGCTGCTCGAGGTGCTGGCCGCCGTCGGCGAAGTACAGGCCGAGGAGCTCGCCGTCGGCGCCGCGCTCGACGAGGTGCGCCGAGGGGTTCACCCGGACGATCGAGCCGCCGAGCGTGACGACGATGTGCTTCACCTTCGCGTCGCGGCCGACGCGGAGGAAGTGGTTCGCGAGGTGGCGGGCGTCGTCGGCCCACTCCTGCAGCGTGACGATCGTCAGCTGCGCGCCCTCGCCGACGAGGACCTCGACGTTCTCGGCGAGCGTCGCTTCGCCCTCGTTCTGCAGCACGACGACACCGCGCGCGTACGGCGCGGCCTCGATGATCGTGTGCGCGGCACGAGGAGCGGAGCCGAGTCCCGTGCGCACGAGGGTCGCGACCTTCTCGTCCTCGCCGGTCACCCGGATCGAGAGCGCCTGCTCGAACTGCGACCAGGCGTTCGCGGCGGCGCGGTCCTCGGGGAGGCCCGCAGTGCCGATCCGAGCGTCGTCGCGCCCGACCCAGGAGACGTCGACGCCGTCGACGGCCGCCGACTCCAGCGGAGTCGGCGAGCCGTCGAGCGGTCCGTCGATGAGGTCACCGAGGCGGGCGACCGGGGTGAGCTTCCAGGCGATCTCGCGCCCCGTGACCGTCTCGAACGCGTCGACGTCGGTGGACGCGAAGCGCTCGGAGCGGGTCTGCACGGGCGTGAACGCCCCGTCGGAGTGCGCGGCGATGCCCAGTCGCGCGGCGGCGTCCGCGCCGTCGATCGCAGGGGACGTCGGGGCGCTCGTGGGGACCGTCATCAGGCGGTGGTTCCTTTCGAAGGGTGCTGGCCGCCCGTCTCGGGCGGCCTGGGGAGGAGAGGGGCGAGCGTCAGCCGACGCTGCCCTCCATCCCCATCTCGATGAGCTTGTTGAGCTCGAGGGCGTACTCCATGGGCAGCTCGCGAGCGATCGGCTCGATGAAGCCGCGGACGATCATGGCCATCGCCTCATCCTCGGGCATGCCGCGCGACATCAGGTAGAAGAGCTGCTCCTCGCTGACCTTCGAGACCGTGGCCTCGTGGCCGAGCTGGACGTCGTCCACGCGGATGTCGATCGCCGGGTAGGTGTCCGACCGCGAGATCGTGTCGACCAGGAGCGCGTCGCAGCGCACCGTGTTCGCGGAGTGGTGCGCGTTCGCGTCCACCCGGACCTCGCCGCGGTAGCCGGCCCGGCCGCCGCCGCGGGCGATCGACTTGGAGACGATCGACGACTGCGTGTACGGCGCCATGTGGATCATCTTCGCGCCGGCGTCCTGGTGCTGGCCGGGGCCCGCGAACGCGACGGAGAGGGTCTCGCCCTTGGCGTGCTCGCCGACCAGGAAGATCGACGGGTACTTCATCGTGACCTTCGAGCCGATGTTGCCGTCGATCCACTCCATCGTCGCGCCCTCGTGCGCGATCGCGCGCTTGGTGACGAGGTTGTAGACGTTGTTCGACCAGTTCTGGATCGTCGTGTAGCGCACGCGGGCGTTCTTCTTCACGATGATCTCGACGACGGCCGAGTGCAGCGAGTCCGACTTGTAGATCGGCGCCGTGCAGCCCTCGATGTAGTGGACGTAGCTGCCCTCGTCGGCGATGATCAGCGTCCGCTCGAACTGGCCCATGTTCTCGGTGTTGATCCGGAAGTAGGCCTGCAGCGGGATGTCGACGCGCACGCCCTTCGGGACGTAGACGAACGAGCCGCCGGACCAGACAGCCGTGTTCAGCGCGGCGAACTTGTTGTCGCCGGCCGGGATGACGGTGCCGAAGTACTCCTCGAAGATCTCGGGGTGCTCGCGCAGCGCCGTGTCCGTGTCCATGAAGATGACGCCCTGCTCCTCCAGGTCCTCGCGGATCTGGTGGTAGACGACCTCGGACTCGTACTGAGCGGCGACGCCGCCGACGAGGCGCTGGCGCTCCGCCTCGGGGATGCCGAGCTTCTCGTACGTGTTCTTGATGTCGTCCGGGAGGTCCTCCCAGGTCTGCGCCTGCTTCTCGGTGGAGCGGACGAAGTACTTGATGTTGTCGAAGTCGATGTCCGACAGGTCGGCGCCCCAGGTGGGCATCGGCTTGCGCTCGAAGAGGGCGAGCGCCTTCATGCGCCGCTCGCGCATCCAGGCCGGCTCGTTCTTGAGCGCGGAGATGTCGGAGACGACCTCGGGCGAGATGCCGCGGCGCGCGGAGGCGCCGGCGGAGTCCGAGTCGGACCAGCCGAACTCGTAGACGCCCAGGCTCGCGAGCTCGGGGCGGTCGATCAGGATGTCTGACATAAGTACCTCGTTTCCTACCCACTGGTAACCGGTCGGGTTCCGGAGTCATTCCCCGAGGGGGATCCGGGGAGCACATCCGGGCCGATCGCGTCATCGAGTCGATGGGCGGAGCGGAGCGGTGCGTCCCGGGAAGTCCTGAGGCTTGCGGTGGCGCTCCATCGGGCCGTCGGTCCGGGCCTCGCCCCCTCGGGCGAACGACGCGTCGCGCCGAACCTGAACCAACTACTCATCCTACGGAAGCCGTGCCCTCAGTGGAACCTCTGCACCTGGGTGTCGGCCGGGCGGCACCGATCCCGTGCCGCCAGACCGGCATGACCACACCCGTGTCGGTGGTCCGTGCTGGAGTGTCTCCATGACCGACGACGACAGGATCCCCGCCCGCCCCCGACTCCTCCTCGCGCTCGCCCGCACCGGGCTCGAGCCCGGTGCCGCAGCCGACTTCGACACCCTTGCCGAGGCGCTCGCCCGGGGTCTCCCCCTGCGGAGGCTCCCGATCGCGCTGCTGCGGCTGCGACGCCACCTCCATCCGGCCGGCGAGCGCGGCCGCCGTGCTCAGAGAGCGGGTGCCAGCTCCTCCGCCGGCTGCCGGCGCTGAGCACGGACCGTGAAGAGCCGCGGATTGACGTCGAGCAGCACCCGCACGGCGCCGACCCAGACGAGGGCCGAGCCGAGGAGGTGCACCGCGACGAGCGCCTCGGGCAGGGCGAGGAGCGACTGGGCGACGCCGACGAGCGCCTGCAGCCCCACCACGACGAGGAAGGCGACCACGCGGCGCCGGGCCAGCTCGGAGCCGGGCACCCGCGCCAGCAGCGCCAGGAGGGCGACGGCGAGCACGAGCGTCGCGGTGCCGAGCACCCCGTGCACGACCGTCACGCTCTCCCAGTGGAACCGCATCCGCGGGACCTCGGCGGAATCGCCCGCATGCGGGCCGGTGCCGGTCACGAGGGTGCCGACGGCGATCACGAGCAGCGTCACCGCGATGAGGGCGATGCTCACCCCGCGGGTGAGGGCGTCCGGTTCGAACGCGACGGACTGCGAGCGGTGCGCGCGGTGCCAGGTCAGCGCGGTCGTCGTCAGCAGGGCGATCGCGAGCATGAAGTGCCCGGCGACGATGTACGGGTTCAGCCCCGAGTGCACGGTCGCACCGCCGGCGAGCGCGTTGGCGACGACGAGCCAGAACTGCGACCAGGCGAGCCGGGTCATCGTGCGGTCGCGCGGCTTCTGCAACCGGGCCGCGGTGATGGCCCAGCCGACGGCGACGACCAGCACGCCCGTGAAGGCGCGGTTGGTGAACTCGATGAAGCCGTGGATCCCGAGCTCGGGCGTGGAGGTGAGCGAGCCACCGTCGCAGGCCGGCCAGGTCGGGCAGCCGAGGCCCGAGCCGGTGAGGCGCACGACTCCGCCGAAGAAGATGATCAGGATGCTCGCGATCAGGGCGGCGGTCGTCCCCCAGCGCAGGGCGCGGGGGCTCAGCGTGACGCGCTCGGCGAGGAACGAGAACGGCGTGATCATCAGAACGGCAGCAGCGGATCGATGCCGACGGCGAGGAAGAGCAGCGTGAGGTATCCGATCGAGCCGTGGAAGACGCGCATCGGCGAGACGTGCTCGTGACGGATCGCGAGGCTGTAGAGGCGGTGCGTCTCGGCGATGAACCAGACGCCGCTGGCCAGGGCGACGACGGTGTAGACGACTCCCATGTCCGCCACCGGGATGAGCAGCAGCGAGCAGGCGACGGTGGCC
Proteins encoded in this window:
- the sufD gene encoding Fe-S cluster assembly protein SufD encodes the protein MTVPTSAPTSPAIDGADAAARLGIAAHSDGAFTPVQTRSERFASTDVDAFETVTGREIAWKLTPVARLGDLIDGPLDGSPTPLESAAVDGVDVSWVGRDDARIGTAGLPEDRAAANAWSQFEQALSIRVTGEDEKVATLVRTGLGSAPRAAHTIIEAAPYARGVVVLQNEGEATLAENVEVLVGEGAQLTIVTLQEWADDARHLANHFLRVGRDAKVKHIVVTLGGSIVRVNPSAHLVERGADGELLGLYFADGGQHLEQQVYVDHDAPDTRSRVTYKGALQGQGARTVWIGDVLIRQSANGTDSYEQNRNLVLSDGTRADSIPNLEIETGDIAGAGHASATGRFDDEQLFYLQSRGIREDEARRLVVRGFLSEIVQQIGVTELEDRLQLAIEAELAGSAGQTGAYSPEVSA
- the sufB gene encoding Fe-S cluster assembly protein SufB is translated as MSDILIDRPELASLGVYEFGWSDSDSAGASARRGISPEVVSDISALKNEPAWMRERRMKALALFERKPMPTWGADLSDIDFDNIKYFVRSTEKQAQTWEDLPDDIKNTYEKLGIPEAERQRLVGGVAAQYESEVVYHQIREDLEEQGVIFMDTDTALREHPEIFEEYFGTVIPAGDNKFAALNTAVWSGGSFVYVPKGVRVDIPLQAYFRINTENMGQFERTLIIADEGSYVHYIEGCTAPIYKSDSLHSAVVEIIVKKNARVRYTTIQNWSNNVYNLVTKRAIAHEGATMEWIDGNIGSKVTMKYPSIFLVGEHAKGETLSVAFAGPGQHQDAGAKMIHMAPYTQSSIVSKSIARGGGRAGYRGEVRVDANAHHSANTVRCDALLVDTISRSDTYPAIDIRVDDVQLGHEATVSKVSEEQLFYLMSRGMPEDEAMAMIVRGFIEPIARELPMEYALELNKLIEMGMEGSVG
- a CDS encoding biotin transporter BioY, with protein sequence MSSYSLAPSRPVLADRLLTRSLVTDLVLVLAAAAFTAAMAQLYIPMWPVPITGQTFAVLLVGTTLGALRGALSMGVYALVGALGAPIFTEGSSGWAVLAGPTGGYIVGFVLASIVTGRLAQREWDRRVVGTLVTFLAGTATIYLVGLPWLATALGSMGYPADLGSVLTAGLVPFLVGDTLKIVLAAALLPTTWALLGRRKG
- the sufC gene encoding Fe-S cluster assembly ATPase SufC → MSVLQISDLHVSVETEQGTKQILRGVDLTINQGEIHAVMGPNGSGKSTLAYTIAGHPKYHVDGGSITLDGVEVLDMTVDERARAGLFLAMQYPVEIPGVTNTNFLRTAKTAIAGEAPAIRTWTKDVKKAMADLRMDPSFAARNVNEGFSGGEKKRNEILQLELLAPQFAVLDETDSGLDVDALKIVSEGVNRAHASTGLGVLLITHYTRILRYIQPDFVHVFVAGRIAEQGGKELATRLEDEGYDRFLAPATV
- a CDS encoding metal-sulfur cluster assembly factor yields the protein MAVTTLDPKLFDQVEEALKDVMDPELGVNVVDLGLIYDLGWDDENDALVIHMTLTSAGCPLTDVLEEQTAESLDGVVEAFRINWVWMPPWGPDRITEDGRDMMRALGFSI
- a CDS encoding non-heme iron oxygenase ferredoxin subunit gives rise to the protein MSDAAKICAASELIPNQAVRYVVDGIAIAIVQDTAGEIHAIGDTCTHGEVSLAEGFVEDDTLECWAHGSAFSLRSGAPLNLPAFEPVPVFVVEVIDGDVYIDPTVTKEV
- a CDS encoding COX15/CtaA family protein, whose protein sequence is MITPFSFLAERVTLSPRALRWGTTAALIASILIIFFGGVVRLTGSGLGCPTWPACDGGSLTSTPELGIHGFIEFTNRAFTGVLVVAVGWAITAARLQKPRDRTMTRLAWSQFWLVVANALAGGATVHSGLNPYIVAGHFMLAIALLTTTALTWHRAHRSQSVAFEPDALTRGVSIALIAVTLLVIAVGTLVTGTGPHAGDSAEVPRMRFHWESVTVVHGVLGTATLVLAVALLALLARVPGSELARRRVVAFLVVVGLQALVGVAQSLLALPEALVAVHLLGSALVWVGAVRVLLDVNPRLFTVRAQRRQPAEELAPAL